TTCTTGAGTTCTTAGAAGGTAAAACCTTACCTGCTGTAGAAGCTCTACAATTAAGAGCTGATCAATAGATTATTCTAGAATAAAGATGCCTATGGCGAATAGGGATGCAGATAATGATATTGCTGCAGGAAGAGTTAGTACCCATGCTAACAAGATGTGGCGGACAGTATTTTGTTGTAGGCTTACTTTATTAGCTACAACTGTCCCCGCAATTCCGGAAGATAGCACATGTGTTGTTGATACAGGTAGATTAAATAGGTTTGCTATCCCTATAGAGAACACAGCTGTGACTTGGGCTGCTGTTCCTTGGGCATAGGTCATTCCTTGCGTCCCTATTCTCTCCCCTACAGTTGTAACGACTCGTTTCCATCCTATCATGGTTCCAAATCCTAGAGCAGTTGCTACAGCTACTATCACCCATATTGGCGCGTATTCTACAGTGGAAGTGATATCTGTTCTAAGTCTATCTAAATCATATATATTTGGAGTGGTTAGGTTTTGTGTTTTTACAACATTCTTGGCTATGTCATCTAAACAAAGTAAATTTTTTCGAGTATTTATTCTTTGTTTTATCGATAAGTCCTCATATTTTGATATGTTCTTTAATGTGGTCTCTATTGTGTTAATAGTTGCTAGTGTCATTTTTGGGCTGCAACTTAGGTCTTTAGAGAGGTCATTAGATATAATCTGATCACTCATATTTATGTATCCAATTATGTCTTCTTGATTTCTATTATAGAATTCTCGCATATGCACAACAGCATTTCTTGTTCTGTCTATTTGATATGACGTACTTTGTAGATCCAATACATATTGAGCTGGGGATATTCCTATAAGAATAAGCATTACTAGACCAATACCTTTCTGTCCGTCATTTGAGCCATGAACAAAACTAACTCCCATCGCCGAAATTACAAGAACAAGCCTATTCCAGAAAGGAGGGTGTTTTTTCGCCTCTAAAAATCTACGTTGTTTGGGAGTGTAATGCATATTTGATTTTGGCCAGATATTCTTTAATACTAGAAATAACCATCCAGCCAGAATAAATCCTATGATAGGAGAAATTATCATTGAGAGACTGATGTCTATAGCTTTGCTCCAATTTATGCTGTCAACCATTGGCACGTTTGTTAGCCAAGAGTTAGTCAGTCCTACTCCTAAAATCGATCCAATTAGGGTATGTGAGCTTGATGCTGGTATACCAAAGAACCATGTTCCCAGGTTCCATATTATAGCAGCTGATATCATGGAAAATATCATGATTAGTCCACGAGAACTATTGACATTGATAATCAATTCGATAGGTAATAAATGTACTATAGCGTACGCTATACCAACCCCCCCCATAAGCACACCCAAGAAATTAAATATCCCAGAAAAAATTACAGCTATATGTGGAGGCATAGCTTTAGTATATATTACAGTAGCAACTGCGTTAGCAGTGTCATGAAATCCATTTATAAATTCGTAGACAAGGACAAAGGCCAATGCCATGATTAGGCCAAAACAAACCCACACGCTTAAACCAGAAAATATACTTATCATAAAAGTTAATTTTAAATCAAAATAGTAATTTTGTTATTTATAAAAATAAGTCAAAATTCTATAGATCAGATTTTAAAAGAATGCAAAAATGCTTAATTAAAAGTTATTGAGTTAGCATTGGTGTAAGTATGGATCAAAATATTTATTTTTTAAAGTAATAAATAAATATTTTGAAATAATATTATCAAATATGGAGAAAATCAAACCTATTAGTATTTGTTTTTATGTGTGATTTAATAGGTATTATTTATATATAATAGCCTTTATATTTTTATGATTGTGTTGTAAATTCATTTCCGGTTTTGATATCAACAACTTAGTTTTGGGAGAATTATCTCATGTCTTTAGTATCTATGCGTCAATTACTTGATCATGCAGCTGAAAATGATTATGGAATTCCAGCTTTTAATGTTAATAATCTTGAGCAGGTTCAGGCTATAATGGAAGCGGCTGATGAGACTAATAGTCCTGTTATTATGCAAGCATCAGCAGGGGCTCGTAAATATGCAGGAGAAACTTTTTTAAAGCATCTTATACAAGCAGCAGTTGATGCATATCCACATATACCTGTGGTTATGCATCAAGATCATGGACAGTCACCATTAGTTTGTAAGGGTGCTATAGATTTAGGTTTCTCAAGTGTGATGATGGATGGGTCTCTTAATGAAGATGGTAAAACAGTATCTGACTATGAGTATAACCGCTTTGTAACTAAAAAAGTAGTAGATATGGCTCATCAATTTGGAGTTACGGTTGAAGGAGAACTTGGTTGTCTAGGCTCACTAGAAACTCTAGAGGGAGATAAAGAAGATGGTCATGGCGCTGACGGCAAATTGACCCTGGATCAATTATTAACA
The genomic region above belongs to Candidatus Kinetoplastibacterium blastocrithidii (ex Strigomonas culicis) and contains:
- a CDS encoding inorganic phosphate transporter; the protein is MISIFSGLSVWVCFGLIMALAFVLVYEFINGFHDTANAVATVIYTKAMPPHIAVIFSGIFNFLGVLMGGVGIAYAIVHLLPIELIINVNSSRGLIMIFSMISAAIIWNLGTWFFGIPASSSHTLIGSILGVGLTNSWLTNVPMVDSINWSKAIDISLSMIISPIIGFILAGWLFLVLKNIWPKSNMHYTPKQRRFLEAKKHPPFWNRLVLVISAMGVSFVHGSNDGQKGIGLVMLILIGISPAQYVLDLQSTSYQIDRTRNAVVHMREFYNRNQEDIIGYINMSDQIISNDLSKDLSCSPKMTLATINTIETTLKNISKYEDLSIKQRINTRKNLLCLDDIAKNVVKTQNLTTPNIYDLDRLRTDITSTVEYAPIWVIVAVATALGFGTMIGWKRVVTTVGERIGTQGMTYAQGTAAQVTAVFSIGIANLFNLPVSTTHVLSSGIAGTVVANKVSLQQNTVRHILLAWVLTLPAAISLSASLFAIGIFILE